One region of Chryseobacterium sp. C-71 genomic DNA includes:
- a CDS encoding SusC/RagA family TonB-linked outer membrane protein — protein sequence MSLIIKHKNFKPLIAPLFLLASGFMFGQKVASDTAKVDTKDIEEVVVIGYGTVKKSDLTGSVSSVSAKELAATPAMNALQALQGRAAGLNIVTAGGAPGAGANVTVRGGASITQGTSPLYIVDGFQLDNALNIINPNDIESIDVLKGASAIAIYGARGSNGIIVIKTKSGKKGKTTINYNSFMAFDMLSKKLDMVSNAEQYVKYQYELAQLGGKASQWSNVFDNGLGTDSPGFYTGAFSRISNRYASAPTLDWQDKVFGGTGLTQNQNVNISVGNEKTQAFVSYNYNKQLGILANHDETRNSLRANIKSELYKGLRVDFGSMFTSNSVNGGGSYGGMKKVLLQPITGGTKFSLDQLYNTQTFGDFSSLDSSFDTENPYIENNASTANRRSRSFVANAGIEFDFLKNFTLRTSGQYTWNSSKSTAFSDENSRSFLTDPVNTGINGSISNSESYSYQITNTVTYNKTFAEKHRVNALIGTETIYGASESNNISLIKFPAYVNFGLDQIDNATVRDKSADRPSPVTMLSYFGRVNYNYDDRYLLTGTVRRDGTSKFYKDNRWGTFPSVAAAWRVSQEGFWKDHKINDFVNELKFRVEYGETGNNDVPSNLWRTNVILTDYPLNNTIGNPAYVTSSTYGNIDLQWEAMKSTNIGVDLALFNNRIKLTSEYYKNDVTNMLLLTILPAHAGYSNQYQNIGTMSNKGYEFTLNTINFRSGNFRWTTDANIGFNKSKVTSLDNGRDFRTFSVGSNRGGQVTYYATVGEELGDMYGYVYQGIYTTDDFTQAGNGTLTLKPGVVKPATGTAKPGDMKFAADNAAGDQFTRKLVKIGNGTPDFIGGISNNFSYKGFDLAMFMKFSVGGDIYNATKQSLSPYALYQNVPTEFGNNYYHLIDPATGQATNNLVRLKELNPNESSNLWSLSNTNTANITYPSSYYVEDGSYLRIAQLTLGYSLNREFLEKISVANARIYFTVNNLATITGYSGYDPEVAAASGVSVTPGYDSSAYPRSRSYVLGINLTF from the coding sequence ATGTCTTTAATAATTAAACACAAGAATTTTAAGCCACTCATCGCACCGCTGTTTTTACTTGCGTCTGGCTTTATGTTCGGACAGAAGGTAGCAAGTGATACTGCTAAAGTAGATACAAAAGATATCGAAGAGGTGGTGGTTATTGGTTACGGAACAGTGAAAAAATCTGACCTTACAGGATCTGTATCTTCAGTATCTGCAAAAGAGCTTGCTGCAACACCTGCAATGAATGCTTTGCAGGCATTACAGGGTAGAGCTGCCGGTTTAAATATTGTCACGGCGGGTGGTGCTCCCGGAGCAGGAGCTAACGTTACTGTGCGTGGTGGTGCTTCTATCACTCAGGGTACAAGCCCTCTGTATATTGTTGATGGTTTTCAATTAGATAATGCTTTAAATATTATTAACCCAAATGATATCGAAAGTATTGATGTTTTGAAAGGAGCTTCAGCAATTGCAATTTATGGTGCTCGTGGATCAAACGGTATTATCGTAATTAAAACAAAGAGTGGAAAAAAAGGCAAGACAACCATCAATTATAATTCTTTTATGGCATTTGACATGCTTTCTAAGAAATTGGATATGGTTTCAAATGCTGAGCAGTACGTCAAGTATCAGTATGAGTTGGCACAACTTGGTGGAAAAGCATCACAATGGAGCAATGTTTTTGATAATGGTTTGGGAACAGATTCACCAGGATTTTATACAGGAGCTTTTAGCAGAATCAGTAACCGTTACGCATCAGCACCTACCTTAGACTGGCAGGATAAAGTATTTGGCGGTACAGGTTTAACTCAAAATCAAAACGTTAATATTTCTGTAGGTAATGAGAAAACTCAGGCATTCGTAAGTTATAACTATAACAAGCAACTGGGTATTCTTGCTAATCACGATGAAACCCGCAACTCATTGCGTGCTAATATTAAATCAGAACTTTATAAAGGTTTAAGAGTAGATTTTGGGTCAATGTTTACCTCAAATTCTGTGAATGGAGGAGGATCGTATGGTGGAATGAAGAAAGTACTACTACAGCCTATCACAGGGGGAACCAAATTTTCATTGGATCAGTTATATAATACACAAACTTTTGGTGATTTTTCTAGTTTAGATTCTAGTTTTGATACAGAAAATCCATATATAGAGAACAATGCCTCTACAGCTAACAGACGTTCTCGTTCATTTGTTGCCAATGCGGGGATCGAGTTTGACTTCCTGAAAAATTTTACACTCAGAACTTCAGGTCAATATACATGGAATAGCAGTAAATCTACCGCATTTTCTGATGAAAACTCCAGATCTTTCCTTACAGATCCGGTGAATACTGGAATTAATGGAAGTATAAGTAATAGCGAATCGTATAGTTACCAGATTACCAATACGGTGACTTATAATAAGACTTTTGCAGAAAAGCACAGAGTTAATGCTCTTATCGGTACAGAGACTATATATGGAGCATCTGAAAGCAATAATATTTCACTTATTAAATTTCCTGCATATGTAAATTTTGGTCTTGACCAAATTGATAACGCTACTGTAAGAGATAAAAGTGCAGACAGACCATCACCTGTAACAATGCTTTCATACTTTGGACGAGTAAACTACAATTATGATGATCGTTACCTATTGACGGGTACAGTACGTAGAGATGGAACTTCTAAGTTTTATAAAGATAACCGATGGGGAACTTTTCCTTCTGTAGCAGCTGCATGGCGCGTATCTCAGGAGGGTTTCTGGAAAGATCATAAGATCAATGATTTTGTTAATGAGTTGAAATTCCGTGTTGAATACGGAGAAACCGGAAACAATGATGTTCCTAGCAACTTGTGGAGAACCAACGTTATCCTGACAGATTATCCTTTGAACAATACAATTGGTAACCCAGCGTATGTAACCAGCTCTACCTATGGAAATATCGATCTTCAGTGGGAAGCTATGAAATCGACAAATATTGGGGTAGACTTAGCTTTATTCAATAATAGAATTAAACTAACATCAGAATACTATAAAAATGATGTAACCAATATGCTTTTATTAACCATACTTCCAGCTCATGCAGGTTATTCAAACCAGTACCAGAATATTGGTACTATGAGTAATAAAGGTTATGAATTCACTTTGAATACCATCAATTTTAGATCAGGTAACTTCAGATGGACGACAGATGCCAATATAGGTTTTAATAAGTCTAAAGTTACTTCTCTTGATAATGGAAGAGACTTTAGAACATTCTCTGTAGGAAGTAACAGAGGTGGTCAGGTAACTTATTATGCCACAGTAGGGGAAGAGTTGGGAGACATGTACGGATATGTTTACCAAGGTATATATACTACTGATGATTTTACACAGGCAGGAAACGGAACATTGACGTTAAAACCTGGTGTTGTGAAGCCAGCAACAGGAACTGCAAAGCCCGGAGATATGAAATTTGCTGCAGATAACGCTGCAGGTGACCAGTTTACGAGAAAATTGGTGAAAATAGGAAACGGTACTCCAGACTTTATTGGAGGTATTAGCAATAATTTTTCATACAAAGGTTTTGATTTAGCAATGTTTATGAAATTCAGCGTTGGTGGAGATATTTATAATGCTACCAAACAAAGTCTGAGCCCATATGCACTCTATCAGAATGTTCCTACAGAATTTGGAAACAATTACTATCATTTGATTGATCCGGCTACAGGACAGGCAACGAATAATTTAGTAAGATTAAAAGAACTTAATCCAAATGAAAGTTCAAATCTTTGGAGTTTAAGCAACACAAATACTGCTAACATTACTTATCCTTCTTCATATTATGTGGAAGATGGTTCTTACCTTAGAATTGCTCAGTTAACTCTTGGGTATAGTTTGAATAGGGAGTTTCTAGAAAAGATTTCAGTAGCTAATGCGCGTATATATTTTACAGTTAATAACTTAGCTACGATTACAGGATATTCTGGCTATGACCCAGAAGTAGCGGCAGCAAGCGGTGTTTCGGTAACACCAGGATATGATAGCTCTGCTTATCCGCGTTCAAGAAGTTATGTTCTTGGTATCAATTTAACTTTTTAA
- the rhaM gene encoding L-rhamnose mutarotase, with protein sequence MERKAFKMFLNKGSEAEYKKRHEETWPEIKDLLKDAGIANYSIFLDEETGVMFGVLDCHDEIKYQNIPLQPIMQKWWDYMKDLMQTNEDNSPLSISLTEVFYLK encoded by the coding sequence ATGGAAAGAAAAGCCTTCAAAATGTTCCTTAACAAGGGTTCTGAAGCTGAATATAAAAAGCGTCATGAGGAAACCTGGCCAGAGATCAAAGATCTTTTGAAAGATGCCGGTATTGCCAATTATTCTATCTTTTTAGATGAAGAAACAGGCGTTATGTTTGGCGTTTTAGACTGTCATGATGAAATTAAATATCAAAATATTCCGCTTCAACCGATTATGCAAAAATGGTGGGATTATATGAAAGATCTGATGCAGACCAACGAGGATAATTCTCCGCTAAGCATTTCTCTGACAGAAGTTTTTTATTTAAAATAA
- the rhaT gene encoding L-rhamnose/proton symporter RhaT gives MNALLGVLFHFLGGFASGSFYMPYKKVKGWQWETFWLVGGVFSWIIVPPLAAYLTIPGFWDIIQNESSSIIGLTFLFGALWGIGGFMYGLGVRYLGVALGSSIMLGLTMVIGSLVPSIFYEFSPQAGKDNIGLMFSESWGQFVLLGLFVCVIGIVISGKAGVMKDKELQNETTIDPHGVTVKTEYKFGLGLTVAIISGVLSACFNFGLEAGKPMAMVANEAWKIANPNQGEFLFQNNVTYIVVLWGGMASNLIGCLYLAFKNKSYTDYTKKNVPVIKNIIFCALAGTMWYLQFFFYGMGESKMGNGASSWILHMAFIILIANLWGVIIKEWKGVSKKTIMTISAGMFVLLISILIVGYGNSLR, from the coding sequence ATGAACGCACTATTAGGAGTACTATTTCATTTTCTCGGAGGCTTTGCTTCGGGCAGTTTTTATATGCCTTACAAAAAAGTAAAAGGCTGGCAATGGGAAACTTTCTGGTTAGTGGGCGGCGTCTTCTCATGGATTATTGTTCCGCCATTGGCAGCATATCTTACCATTCCCGGATTTTGGGATATTATTCAGAATGAGAGTTCATCCATAATAGGTTTAACCTTTTTATTCGGTGCATTATGGGGAATTGGAGGTTTCATGTATGGTTTGGGCGTTCGTTATTTGGGCGTGGCATTGGGAAGCAGCATTATGTTGGGGCTTACGATGGTCATTGGCTCACTCGTTCCGTCTATTTTTTATGAATTTTCTCCGCAGGCCGGAAAAGATAATATAGGTTTAATGTTTTCAGAATCTTGGGGTCAATTTGTTTTGCTCGGACTTTTCGTTTGCGTCATCGGAATTGTTATCAGCGGAAAAGCTGGTGTGATGAAAGATAAAGAACTTCAAAACGAAACCACAATAGACCCACATGGCGTAACGGTAAAAACTGAATATAAATTTGGATTAGGTTTAACAGTAGCTATTATTTCCGGAGTTTTGAGCGCATGTTTCAATTTCGGTTTGGAAGCAGGAAAACCAATGGCAATGGTTGCCAACGAAGCTTGGAAAATTGCCAACCCAAATCAGGGAGAGTTCCTTTTTCAGAATAATGTGACTTACATTGTTGTTCTTTGGGGAGGTATGGCTTCTAACCTTATCGGTTGTCTTTATTTAGCTTTTAAAAATAAGTCGTATACAGATTATACCAAGAAAAATGTACCTGTAATAAAAAATATCATCTTCTGTGCATTGGCAGGAACGATGTGGTACTTGCAGTTTTTCTTCTACGGAATGGGAGAAAGCAAAATGGGGAACGGTGCCAGTTCATGGATATTACACATGGCATTCATTATTTTAATTGCCAACCTTTGGGGTGTAATCATCAAAGAATGGAAAGGCGTTTCCAAAAAAACAATTATGACCATTTCTGCCGGAATGTTTGTTTTATTGATTTCTATTTTAATTGTAGGTTACGGAAACTCATTAAGATAG
- a CDS encoding glycoside hydrolase family 88 protein: protein MKKLLTTSFFALIIGGLTSCSVQKNASASKVEIPNKKEVLEVSRRANQYFMNKWPDTKKDIVGKKVWPSNLWTRAVYYEGLMALYSVDPKKEYYDYAMSWANNHNWDLQRGTYTRNADHQACGQTYLDLYEIDGRKNPERIKNVKAAMDSMIATPKVDDWWWIDALQMSMPIFTKLGRITGEQKYFDKNYEMYAYTKYKHGGNGLYNQADKIWWRDKSFVPPYKEPNGEDCYWSRGNGWVVAALAKTLQDTPKSDPHYQEYLQDYKDLLAALLPIQREDGFWNVSLHDPNNFGGKEMTGTALFVYGMAYGVNNGLIDRETYLPVLVKAWNAIAKDSVQPNGFLGWVQGTGKEPKDGQPLSVSKEPDFEDYGLGCLLLAGSEVYKLK, encoded by the coding sequence ATGAAAAAGCTATTAACAACAAGTTTTTTTGCACTGATCATCGGAGGATTAACTTCCTGTTCGGTACAGAAGAATGCTTCAGCAAGCAAAGTGGAAATTCCCAACAAGAAAGAAGTTTTGGAAGTTTCCAGAAGAGCCAACCAATATTTTATGAACAAGTGGCCGGATACCAAAAAAGATATTGTCGGCAAGAAAGTTTGGCCAAGCAATCTTTGGACGAGAGCAGTTTATTATGAAGGATTGATGGCTTTATATTCTGTTGATCCAAAAAAAGAATATTACGATTATGCAATGTCGTGGGCAAACAATCACAACTGGGATTTACAGCGTGGAACATACACCCGAAATGCCGATCATCAGGCTTGCGGACAGACGTATCTTGACCTTTACGAAATCGATGGAAGAAAAAATCCTGAAAGAATCAAAAATGTAAAAGCGGCGATGGACAGTATGATTGCCACTCCAAAAGTTGATGACTGGTGGTGGATTGATGCCCTTCAAATGTCGATGCCTATTTTTACGAAACTGGGTAGAATTACAGGTGAGCAAAAGTATTTTGACAAAAACTACGAAATGTATGCCTACACAAAATATAAGCACGGTGGAAACGGTTTATATAATCAGGCGGATAAAATCTGGTGGAGAGATAAAAGTTTTGTGCCGCCGTACAAAGAACCGAATGGCGAAGATTGTTACTGGAGCCGAGGAAACGGTTGGGTAGTTGCTGCTTTGGCGAAAACCCTGCAAGATACGCCGAAATCTGATCCTCATTATCAGGAATATTTACAGGATTATAAAGATTTGTTGGCGGCATTGCTTCCCATCCAAAGAGAAGACGGTTTTTGGAATGTAAGCTTACACGATCCAAACAATTTCGGTGGAAAGGAAATGACAGGAACAGCTCTTTTCGTTTACGGAATGGCTTACGGCGTAAATAATGGATTAATCGACAGAGAGACTTATTTACCCGTTTTAGTAAAAGCCTGGAATGCCATCGCAAAAGACTCAGTTCAGCCGAACGGATTTTTAGGCTGGGTACAGGGAACAGGGAAAGAGCCGAAAGACGGTCAGCCACTTTCTGTAAGCAAAGAACCTGATTTTGAAGACTATGGTTTAGGTTGCTTGTTGCTTGCGGGTAGTGAAGTTTACAAATTGAAATAA
- a CDS encoding rhamnogalacturonan acetylesterase yields MKIKFILPILTLILIIGASFKKIQYKPVLYIIGDSTVQNGSGKGADSLWGWGSFMDLFLNTDKIEIQNHAKGGRSSRTFLTEGRWDSIMKTIKKGDYVLMQFGHNDGGELADTLRARGTIKGIGEESKDIYNPIRKVNETVYTYGYYMRKYVNEAKSKGAVPIIVSPIPRNKFDEKGKIEKDQYGVWSEEVAQQTGAYFLDLNAMVIEKYQKMGAEKVKAFFPKDHTHTNEAGAVLNAELVTKGIKDLKKCELRKYLK; encoded by the coding sequence ATGAAAATAAAATTCATACTTCCAATTTTAACTTTGATTTTAATTATCGGAGCATCATTTAAAAAAATTCAGTATAAACCGGTGCTTTACATCATCGGAGATTCTACGGTACAAAACGGTTCCGGTAAAGGAGCAGATTCACTTTGGGGATGGGGAAGTTTTATGGATTTATTTTTAAATACCGATAAAATTGAAATTCAGAATCACGCAAAAGGAGGCAGAAGCAGCAGAACTTTTTTGACGGAAGGAAGATGGGATTCAATTATGAAAACCATTAAAAAAGGCGATTATGTTTTGATGCAATTCGGTCATAACGATGGTGGTGAATTGGCAGATACTTTAAGAGCACGAGGCACCATCAAAGGAATAGGGGAAGAGTCAAAAGATATTTATAATCCGATCCGAAAAGTAAATGAAACGGTTTATACTTACGGATATTATATGAGGAAATATGTGAATGAAGCAAAATCTAAAGGCGCAGTTCCAATCATTGTTTCACCAATTCCAAGAAATAAATTTGATGAAAAAGGCAAAATTGAAAAGGATCAATACGGAGTTTGGTCAGAGGAAGTAGCTCAACAAACCGGAGCTTATTTTTTAGATTTAAATGCAATGGTTATCGAGAAATATCAAAAAATGGGAGCCGAAAAAGTAAAAGCTTTCTTCCCGAAAGACCATACGCATACCAACGAAGCAGGAGCAGTTCTGAATGCAGAATTGGTAACGAAAGGTATTAAGGATTTAAAGAAATGTGAACTTAGAAAGTATTTAAAGTAA
- a CDS encoding rhamnogalacturonan lyase — translation MKIKYIFITSAIFLSQPFFAQRQMEYLKRGIVAIPADSGVFVSWRLLGTEAQNTHFDLYRTESNSTKKLNEKPLLNETNFLDKTADKAKNYTYFVKSNTQDQSVDIDSAKYVANQKPYFSIPLKTPAGYTPNDASVADLDGDGEYEIILHQVGRSKDNSQKGETDPPIIQAYKMDGKLLWEINLGKNIREGAHYTQFLVYDLDQDGKAEIVMKTADGSKDGKGKFIGDPTKNYVNENGMILSGAEYLTVFDGQTGAEINTVNYQVPRFAGSLNPTDEEMTETWGDAKGNRLDRFLGAVAYLDGKTPSVIMSRGYYTRTAIAAWDYKDKKLSLKWLFDTESSEENKKYRGQGNHNLSIADVDNDGKDEIVFGAMTVDDDGKILNSTGFGHGDALHVGDLDPSNPGLEIFDIQERFDDAGAHFRDGKTGKVLWKLPSTVYSKQGKFQGPGRGLSLNIDPRYEGSESWAAGAGLKGVYDTKGKKISEKNPVANMGIYWDGDFLSEILDGTNVSKWDWKNEKSNLIFDAKTFQCESNNGTKKNPALVADLFGDWREEVMYRTADNQELRIFSTTIPTKHRLYTLVHNPQYRLSIVWQNVGYNQPPHTDYYLDESIKEMPKPSFITTK, via the coding sequence ATGAAAATCAAATATATCTTCATTACCTCCGCCATTTTTCTTTCGCAACCATTTTTTGCCCAAAGACAAATGGAATATCTGAAGCGAGGAATCGTTGCCATTCCAGCAGATTCCGGTGTTTTTGTAAGTTGGCGTTTGCTCGGTACAGAAGCTCAGAATACTCATTTTGATTTGTACCGAACTGAAAGTAATTCAACCAAAAAGCTGAACGAAAAACCACTTTTGAACGAAACTAATTTTTTAGATAAAACAGCCGACAAAGCAAAGAATTACACCTATTTCGTCAAATCAAATACTCAGGATCAATCGGTTGATATCGATTCTGCAAAATATGTAGCGAATCAAAAACCTTATTTTTCAATTCCGTTGAAAACACCTGCAGGTTACACTCCGAATGACGCATCAGTAGCTGATTTGGACGGAGATGGGGAATATGAAATTATTCTTCATCAAGTTGGTAGGTCAAAAGATAACAGCCAAAAAGGAGAAACCGACCCGCCAATTATTCAGGCTTATAAAATGGATGGAAAGCTTTTGTGGGAAATTAATTTAGGTAAAAATATACGAGAAGGTGCGCATTACACTCAGTTTTTAGTCTATGATTTAGACCAGGATGGAAAGGCGGAGATTGTAATGAAAACTGCCGACGGAAGCAAAGACGGAAAAGGGAAATTCATTGGAGACCCGACAAAAAATTACGTCAACGAAAACGGAATGATTCTTTCCGGAGCGGAATATCTGACGGTCTTTGACGGACAAACCGGAGCGGAAATTAATACAGTCAATTACCAAGTTCCAAGATTTGCAGGCAGTTTGAATCCAACCGATGAGGAAATGACAGAAACCTGGGGCGATGCAAAAGGAAACCGACTCGACCGGTTTTTAGGAGCAGTTGCTTATTTAGACGGAAAAACTCCGAGTGTGATTATGTCGAGAGGTTATTATACAAGAACGGCGATTGCAGCTTGGGATTATAAAGATAAAAAACTCAGTTTGAAATGGCTTTTCGATACCGAAAGTTCGGAAGAAAATAAAAAATACCGCGGTCAAGGAAATCATAATTTGAGTATTGCAGATGTTGACAACGACGGAAAAGATGAAATCGTTTTCGGTGCAATGACGGTTGATGATGATGGAAAAATATTAAACAGCACAGGCTTCGGTCACGGTGATGCCTTGCATGTAGGAGATTTGGACCCATCGAATCCGGGATTGGAAATTTTTGATATTCAGGAGAGATTTGATGATGCAGGAGCGCATTTCAGAGACGGGAAGACCGGAAAAGTTTTATGGAAATTACCATCTACAGTTTATAGCAAACAAGGGAAATTTCAAGGACCGGGACGGGGTTTGTCATTAAATATTGACCCTCGTTATGAAGGTTCAGAATCGTGGGCTGCCGGAGCTGGACTAAAAGGCGTTTACGATACCAAAGGAAAAAAAATCAGCGAGAAAAACCCAGTTGCCAATATGGGAATCTATTGGGACGGTGATTTTTTAAGCGAGATTTTAGACGGAACCAACGTTTCCAAATGGGATTGGAAGAATGAGAAATCAAACCTCATTTTCGATGCTAAAACTTTTCAGTGCGAATCCAACAACGGTACGAAGAAAAATCCAGCCTTAGTTGCTGATTTATTCGGAGACTGGCGGGAAGAAGTGATGTACAGAACAGCCGATAATCAGGAATTGAGAATTTTTTCTACAACAATTCCAACAAAGCACAGATTGTATACTTTGGTGCACAATCCGCAGTATCGTTTGAGCATAGTTTGGCAAAATGTGGGCTATAATCAGCCTCCGCATACCGATTATTATCTGGATGAATCGATTAAGGAAATGCCAAAACCGAGTTTTATAACCACAAAATAG
- a CDS encoding lacto-N-biose phosphorylase central domain-containing protein: protein MTKNIIKTFTLGTLLTFSFSNAQQKPKVVLDNFFNNEKRENKETKALESWHYTWNDTTNGGFSLLGEIFTKQGAEISTLTTVPTKKDLKNANIYIIVDADIDKEAYGGKANLIDPTSSKNLTDWVKKGGVLVLMSNDNGNSEFEHFNKLAQEFGIHFNEDSYNRVQKREFEQGKVMVPAGNEIFSEQKLYMKEVSSIDVKSPAKAILTAEGKNIGAIAKFGKGTVFALGDPWCYNEYIDGKKLPADFTNYQGTEEWVKWLLKQTSKK from the coding sequence ATGACTAAAAATATCATAAAAACATTCACATTAGGAACTTTGCTGACCTTCAGTTTTTCCAATGCTCAGCAGAAACCGAAAGTCGTTTTAGACAACTTTTTCAACAACGAAAAGAGAGAAAACAAAGAAACCAAAGCATTGGAATCCTGGCATTACACGTGGAATGACACGACCAACGGCGGGTTTTCTTTGCTGGGAGAAATCTTCACAAAACAAGGCGCAGAAATTAGCACTTTGACAACTGTTCCGACAAAAAAAGATTTAAAAAACGCCAACATTTACATCATCGTTGATGCCGATATTGACAAAGAAGCTTACGGCGGAAAGGCCAATCTGATTGACCCGACCAGCAGCAAAAACCTGACGGATTGGGTGAAAAAAGGCGGCGTTTTGGTTTTGATGAGCAACGATAATGGCAATTCTGAATTTGAACATTTCAATAAACTAGCACAGGAATTTGGAATTCATTTCAATGAAGACAGTTACAATAGGGTTCAGAAAAGAGAATTTGAGCAAGGAAAAGTAATGGTTCCGGCTGGAAATGAGATTTTCTCTGAGCAGAAATTATATATGAAAGAAGTGAGTTCCATCGACGTGAAATCTCCTGCCAAAGCTATTTTGACTGCAGAAGGTAAAAATATTGGAGCGATTGCAAAATTCGGCAAAGGGACGGTTTTCGCATTGGGCGACCCGTGGTGCTACAACGAGTATATCGACGGCAAGAAACTTCCAGCAGATTTCACCAATTATCAGGGAACTGAGGAATGGGTAAAGTGGCTGTTGAAGCAAACTTCTAAAAAATAA